From a single Aspergillus puulaauensis MK2 DNA, chromosome 2, nearly complete sequence genomic region:
- a CDS encoding uncharacterized protein (TransMembrane:2 (i34-51o63-83i)) — MARRSRFPFYLPSFQNIVVFSTSHASGHFKTRPVSFTFYFPSFCLVLNGVYQRLEDEPCREVVWGFVANVLLVSTIFLAHKSFPPVLPQHRESHAMSPNSLLSNNATKYALLITQSYPGDADADTVASSHCPCHINLSQLPACATPTPRSINTKDSSCMLKVHQTEIVYRRSQAPTACDTSR; from the coding sequence ATGGCTCGTAGGTCTCGCTTCCCTTTCTACCTCCCATCCTTCCAAAACATAGTTGTCTTCTCAACGTCCCATGCTTCTGGCCACTTCAAGACTCGCCCAGTCTCCTTCACCTTTTATTTCCCGTCTTTCTGTCTCGTCCTCAATGGTGTCTACCAAAGATTGGAAGATGAACCGTGTCGCGAGGTGGTTTGGGGTTTTGTAGCGAATGTCCTACTGGTTAGCACAATTTTTTTGGCTCATAAAAGTTTCCCGCCTGTGCTCCCTCAGCACAGGGAATCCCATGCCATGTCACCTAATAGCCTTCTTTCCAATAATGCGACCAAGTACGCATTGCTCATTACTCAGTCTTACCCTGGTGACGCGGATGCCGATACTGTTGCGTCCTCCCATTGCCCATGTCACATCAATCTCTCACAGTTGCCAGCTTGTGCTACACCGACTCCTCGGTCCATCAATACCAAGGATAGCAGCTGTATGCTAAAAGTTCACCAAACCGAAATAGTATACAGAAGATCCCAAGCCCCTACAGCATGTGATACAAGTCGCTGA
- a CDS encoding putative DNA polymerase delta subunit 4 (COG:L;~EggNog:ENOG410PT89;~InterPro:IPR007218;~PFAM:PF04081;~go_process: GO:0000731 - DNA synthesis involved in DNA repair [Evidence IEA];~go_process: GO:0006260 - DNA replication [Evidence IEA]), translating into MPPSRRRGGNTASARSNQPVLSFGAKSRVTKPSAAPSPSEKAKDLEHLAANVPETDTLKDVPQSKDVQPSQPHVAELAVRTQAKAETQQPLLEVDKKATKISQKQLQEYWNKEEAKSRGPRVHHQDLGLDEKILRHFDLSSQYGPCIGIARLKRWRRAESLGLNPPLEVLSVLLKKEGTTGQRAYIDELMS; encoded by the exons ATGCCGCCCTctcgtcgtcgaggaggCAACACTGCCTCCGCCCGATCAAACCAGCCCGTGCTATCCTTCGGCGCCAAGTCAAGAGTCACAAAGCCGTCCGCCGCCCCATCACCTTCGGAGAAAGCCAAGGATCTTGAGCATCTTGCTGCAAATGTCCCCGAGACAGATACGTTGAAGGATGTCCCGCAGTCAAAGGACGTCCAGCCCTCCCAACCTCATGTAGCGGAGCTTGCCGTGAGGACACAAGCGAAGGCCGAGACCCAGCAACCCttgttggaggtggacaAGAAAGCGACCAAGATCTCGCAGAAACAGCTACAGGAGTACTGGAACAaagaggaggcgaagagCCGGGGGCCCAGGG TTCATCATCAGGACCTTGGCCTAGACGAGAAAATATTGCGGCATTTTGATCTTTCTAGCCAATATGGG CCCTGCATCGGAATCGCACGTTTAAAACGTTGGAGGCGAGCAGAGTCTCTCGGCCTGAATCCCCCCCTTGAGGTCCTCTCAGTCTTACTCAAGAAAGAAGGTACCACAGGGCAGCGAGCGTATATCGACGAGCTAATGTCATAA